Proteins from one Mycobacterium sp. HUMS_12744610 genomic window:
- a CDS encoding CaiB/BaiF CoA transferase family protein, producing the protein MGVRILEVGTMLAGPYATMLLADLGAEVTKIEPRGGEISRGVGPSYFASLNRNKSSICLDLNSDAGQQRLGELVADAHALLVNLKPSAIRRLGLTYEALRRHNERIVCVAITGFGLHGGDDPAFDYVVQASTGIAALTGDPDGPPTLPGYSSADNSTGMCAALGLLAKIVSGTGGQVDVSLRDVMFSQLNYHAAAYLNDGVEPRRRPYGAHSYYVPAQLFPTAEGYLALFVTHDGFWKSFAAEAGIGGFETMAERVERRDEVLAVVTAMLATDTAVGWERRLRPLGVPAAAVRTLPEALDATPEVVVAAGDFRLVAGPIHVSGYEPQYRPPPVLPEG; encoded by the coding sequence ATGGGGGTTCGCATCCTCGAGGTCGGCACCATGCTGGCCGGCCCGTACGCCACCATGCTGCTCGCCGACCTCGGGGCCGAGGTCACCAAGATCGAACCCCGCGGCGGCGAGATCTCCCGCGGCGTGGGCCCCAGCTACTTCGCCAGCCTCAACCGCAACAAGTCCAGCATCTGCCTGGACCTGAATTCCGATGCGGGCCAACAACGGCTGGGCGAGCTGGTGGCCGACGCCCACGCGCTGCTGGTGAACCTCAAGCCGTCGGCCATTCGCCGGCTGGGGCTCACCTACGAGGCGTTGCGGCGCCACAACGAGCGGATCGTGTGCGTGGCGATCACCGGCTTCGGGCTGCACGGCGGCGACGACCCGGCGTTCGATTACGTGGTCCAGGCCTCCACCGGTATCGCCGCCCTGACGGGCGACCCCGACGGGCCTCCCACGCTGCCCGGCTACTCCTCGGCGGACAACTCCACCGGCATGTGCGCGGCGCTGGGCCTGCTGGCCAAGATCGTCTCCGGCACCGGCGGGCAGGTGGACGTGTCGCTGCGCGACGTGATGTTCTCGCAGCTGAACTACCACGCCGCGGCCTACCTCAACGACGGCGTGGAGCCGCGGCGGCGGCCGTACGGCGCGCACTCGTATTACGTGCCCGCCCAGCTCTTCCCGACCGCCGAGGGATATCTGGCGCTGTTCGTCACGCACGACGGCTTCTGGAAGTCCTTCGCCGCCGAGGCGGGTATCGGGGGCTTCGAGACGATGGCCGAACGGGTCGAGCGGCGCGACGAGGTGCTCGCCGTCGTCACCGCGATGCTGGCGACCGACACCGCCGTCGGGTGGGAGCGGCGCCTGCGGCCCCTCGGGGTGCCGGCGGCGGCCGTCCGGACGTTGCCCGAGGCGCTCGATGCGACCCCGGAAGTGGTTGTGGCCGCGGGCGATTTCCGCCTCGTCGCCGGCCCGATCCACGTGTCCGGTTACGAGCCGCAGTATCGCCCGCCGCCTGTGTTGCCCGAGGGCTGA